Proteins co-encoded in one Candidatus Thiodictyon syntrophicum genomic window:
- the tnpB gene encoding IS66 family insertion sequence element accessory protein TnpB (TnpB, as the term is used for proteins encoded by IS66 family insertion elements, is considered an accessory protein, since TnpC, encoded by a neighboring gene, is a DDE family transposase.), translating into MLALTPQLRVLVATDPADFRQGIDGLARRVRQVLADEPMSGALFVFRNRRGTAIKLLVYDGQGFWLCQKRLSEGRFRHWPSGPPGQVLAPQELAVLLAGGDWRAAAGAPVWRALTPGA; encoded by the coding sequence GTGCTTGCCCTGACCCCGCAGTTGCGGGTCTTGGTCGCGACGGACCCGGCGGACTTTCGCCAAGGCATTGATGGTCTTGCCCGGCGGGTGCGCCAGGTGTTGGCGGACGAGCCCATGAGTGGAGCACTCTTCGTCTTCCGCAACCGCCGCGGTACCGCGATCAAGCTCCTGGTCTACGACGGCCAGGGTTTCTGGCTGTGTCAGAAGCGCCTGTCCGAAGGCCGCTTTCGGCACTGGCCGAGCGGCCCGCCGGGGCAGGTGCTGGCCCCCCAGGAACTGGCGGTATTGCTCGCCGGTGGGGATTGGCGCGCCGCGGCGGGGGCGCCGGTGTGGCGGGCGTTGACGCCGGGGGCGTGA
- a CDS encoding PIN domain-containing protein: MREGACDLVWSAILDFKNAKNPFAARRQAIGKWRALAVECVTIDESVLARAREAMDLGLGEYDALHVGAAIAGRADMLVTTDDKLLRRVRAMPDLTALPPGEALAVLERWYEN, encoded by the coding sequence GTGCGCGAGGGGGCCTGCGATCTCGTGTGGTCGGCGATCCTGGACTTCAAGAACGCGAAGAACCCCTTCGCGGCCCGTCGGCAGGCGATCGGCAAATGGCGCGCGTTGGCGGTCGAGTGCGTGACGATCGACGAGTCCGTGCTCGCCCGCGCCCGCGAGGCCATGGATCTGGGTCTCGGCGAATACGATGCCCTGCACGTTGGGGCAGCGATTGCGGGCCGCGCTGATATGCTTGTCACCACCGATGACAAATTGCTGCGACGGGTTCGGGCCATGCCGGACTTGACCGCGCTGCCCCCGGGCGAGGCGCTGGCTGTTCTGGAGCGATGGTATGAAAACTGA